From Pan troglodytes isolate AG18354 chromosome 11, NHGRI_mPanTro3-v2.0_pri, whole genome shotgun sequence, the proteins below share one genomic window:
- the LOC104008001 gene encoding putative uncharacterized protein GSN-AS1 produces MTHPLPHDSHTSGAPPLVNKSGDLANGPPFFSPLQSLWEEFLHLLFMGTLLFYRRATKALRGKATLLKSHSKQAARPGWEPGIWAPSPVPASSPQDHSRLTSLSRTGKEQRRTLSLIRKTSGTPTESTVATAAASTTEVPSRLPWAARAGFKRTTGVCIALPT; encoded by the coding sequence ATGACTCATCCGCTTCCCCATGACTCACACACCTCAGGTGCTCCTCCTCTGGTCAACAAGTCCGGAGACTTGGCAAATGGACCCCCATTTTTCTCACCTCTCCAAAGCCTCTGGGAAGAATTCCTGCACCTCCTCTTTATGGGGACTCTGCTCTTCTACAGAAGAGCAACCAAGGCCTTGAGAGGGAAAGCAACTCTCCTAAAGTCACATAGCAAGCAAGCAGCACGGCCAGGGTGGGAGCCAGGCATCTGGGCACCGAGCCCAGTCCCGGCCTCCTCCCCACAAGATCACTCTCGCCTGACCTCCCTCTCAAGGACAGGAAAGGAGCAGAGACGCACTCTGAGCCTTATTAGGAAGACCTCAGGGACTCCCACTGAATCCACTGTGGCTACAGCGGCTGCTTCCACCACTGAAGTCCCCTCCAGGCTTCCCTGGGCAGCCAGGGCGGGGTTTAAGAGGACGACAGGTGTCTGCATTGCTCTACCTACCTAA